Proteins encoded within one genomic window of Dyadobacter chenhuakuii:
- a CDS encoding DUF5615 family PIN-like protein produces MKLLLDENLPKRLKEDFPEHEIFTISDMGWNGVKDSQLLALLKENGFHALLTFDKNMRYQQNFKAYLVTVFVLSAKINSYSELTKLSPQVRDYLKKSRLSFGPVAIM; encoded by the coding sequence ATGAAGCTGCTGCTTGACGAGAATCTACCAAAGAGACTTAAAGAAGATTTCCCCGAACACGAGATTTTTACGATCAGTGATATGGGCTGGAATGGCGTCAAAGATTCGCAGTTATTGGCGTTACTGAAAGAAAACGGCTTTCATGCGTTGCTTACTTTCGACAAGAACATGCGTTATCAGCAAAACTTTAAAGCTTACCTAGTAACCGTTTTTGTTTTATCTGCTAAAATCAATTCTTATTCAGAGCTTACAAAATTATCGCCACAGGTCCGGGATTATCTCAAAAAATCAAGACTTTCGTTTGGGCCGGTGGCGATCATGTAA
- a CDS encoding DUF433 domain-containing protein produces MNIKQIVTIDNDILNGQPVFSGTRVPVESLFDHLEAGVSLDEFLDDFPTVSKEQAVGLLEVASKITSSKNIAALYEAAA; encoded by the coding sequence ATGAACATCAAGCAAATTGTGACAATAGATAATGACATTCTGAATGGCCAGCCCGTTTTTAGCGGAACCCGCGTGCCTGTCGAGTCTTTATTTGATCACCTGGAAGCGGGCGTTTCGCTGGACGAATTTCTTGACGATTTTCCAACCGTTAGTAAGGAACAGGCCGTTGGTCTGTTAGAGGTTGCGAGTAAAATAACATCTTCAAAGAACATTGCGGCACTCTATGAAGCTGCTGCTTGA
- a CDS encoding S41 family peptidase, with amino-acid sequence MLNLKKLNLLFALALGMLVAGCKDKDVEPDVLASADTTSVSDRKAINAWLYEVMDDAYFWYKELPTEASLDASASPYDYFEKLIYQRQTVDRFSAVTDDIDALQNEFNGVSKIFGISYSLSFLDDGQSNIGAFLNYVVKGSPAAAAGLKRGDIILKVNGTQLTQGNYASLLSGNETVKLTMGALQDGKIIATNTTYSITKAEVTEDPVAFSTVISKPTAGKTIGYLVYTQFVPGNEADKNKYDNELRQVFADFKAKGVNELVLDLRLNSGGYISSANTLASLIGKNITASKIFYKEQWNDKYIAYWQKQNGANALNYNFQAEPNNIGSSLNRVFVLTSNGTASASELVINGLKPYMNVVTIGENTAGKNLFGSLIDDDKDRWKWGVYVMLGQTANANDESDYGTVDGITPNYIVEDSKVPYSAFGDENETLFRKALEVMGVPAVANSRIAAAKTVEPFRKLLRDDLQTRKNLMIKDGSLKAVNQ; translated from the coding sequence ATGTTAAATCTTAAAAAGTTAAACCTTCTTTTTGCGCTTGCACTGGGGATGCTGGTGGCAGGGTGCAAGGATAAAGATGTGGAACCGGACGTGCTTGCTTCGGCGGATACAACGTCGGTTTCTGATAGAAAAGCAATCAATGCCTGGCTATATGAGGTGATGGACGATGCTTATTTTTGGTACAAAGAGCTTCCTACCGAGGCTAGCCTGGACGCTTCGGCAAGCCCTTATGATTATTTCGAAAAATTGATTTATCAGAGACAAACCGTCGATCGTTTTTCGGCTGTGACAGACGACATTGATGCGCTGCAAAACGAATTCAATGGTGTCAGCAAAATTTTCGGGATCAGTTATTCGCTTTCTTTTCTTGATGACGGTCAGTCGAACATCGGCGCTTTTCTGAACTATGTTGTGAAAGGAAGCCCTGCGGCGGCTGCGGGCCTGAAAAGAGGTGACATTATCCTGAAAGTGAATGGAACACAGCTGACGCAAGGTAATTACGCCAGCTTACTTAGCGGAAATGAGACGGTTAAACTCACCATGGGTGCGTTGCAAGATGGTAAAATCATCGCAACCAACACGACATATTCCATCACAAAAGCGGAGGTTACCGAAGATCCCGTTGCCTTTTCCACCGTTATATCCAAGCCGACTGCCGGTAAAACGATCGGCTACCTCGTATACACGCAATTTGTTCCTGGTAATGAGGCTGATAAGAACAAGTATGATAACGAACTGCGCCAGGTTTTTGCTGATTTCAAAGCAAAGGGCGTGAACGAACTGGTGCTTGACCTGCGCTTGAATTCGGGCGGTTATATCAGCTCCGCGAATACATTAGCGTCATTGATTGGTAAAAATATCACGGCTTCCAAGATCTTTTACAAAGAGCAATGGAACGATAAATACATTGCGTACTGGCAAAAGCAAAATGGTGCTAATGCGCTCAATTACAACTTTCAGGCAGAGCCCAACAACATTGGCAGCAGCCTTAATCGCGTTTTCGTTCTTACTTCAAACGGCACTGCCTCAGCTAGTGAGCTCGTTATTAATGGATTAAAACCTTACATGAATGTGGTCACCATCGGAGAGAACACGGCGGGTAAAAACCTGTTTGGTTCGTTGATCGATGACGATAAGGATCGCTGGAAGTGGGGCGTTTATGTTATGCTGGGTCAAACAGCTAATGCTAACGACGAGTCGGACTACGGAACCGTTGATGGCATTACGCCCAACTATATCGTGGAAGATTCAAAAGTCCCTTACAGCGCATTCGGGGATGAAAACGAAACCCTTTTCCGTAAAGCGCTGGAAGTGATGGGCGTACCAGCCGTTGCAAACAGCAGAATAGCAGCTGCGAAAACCGTGGAGCCATTCAGGAAGTTGCTTCGAGATGATCTGCAAACCAGAAAAAATCTGATGATCAAGGACGGTAGTTTGAAAGCTGTTAATCAATAA
- a CDS encoding T9SS type B sorting domain-containing protein, with protein MKIRSLLLFLCAFSFLSTSYGQTVKHTYRFYETFDVAAPECGPALTPAKALGACGAPATGGGFVNDVLPCGVRRTVYQNNLNWGLMYPNTEGAITDNYTIQMYVKPTDWGKTWARIIDFSNGVSDQGIYFKDKNGSADRCIDFYPYGIAGACPFFNTNTYYLLTFTRNGQTGIMDVYVDNTLFASYNDADGRYVGKAGTPIYIFRDDQSVSCESGQANFGYLSFTDRYFFKTDVDKTFTDICFTANINPNADFSTVPFNICKSDQIVEIKYTGTIPVPGDGYKFEWDFDGAQVISGRDMGPYTVRWNSAGKKDVQLKITNLLCQNEITNIKQVAVSDLSLTTTLQPGTCDGNSEGTLAITGKGGTMPYQYSIDSVNYQADATFKLFPANYKVFMKDGDGCVVSEPVKVEFSSNINVQTIPDTVVCAGESVQLFTTSNAQTFTWETQVGLDNPNLKDPIASPSITTQYIVNASLGVCNLRDTVTVQVAPAIEVRTTPDALIDVNVPFQLVASSPQVTNLNDATFTWSPPDGLTNPSSPSPRATLQADQSYTVFITSGTGCTGKATVNLRVRRRENLNVPTAFTPDGDGKNEILMPVINEITSLNYFKIYNRWGELMFYTKDMNKGWDGTFAGKQAISGAYVWMIEGISNEGKVMQKNGSVMLIK; from the coding sequence ATGAAAATACGATCACTATTACTTTTTCTTTGCGCATTCTCCTTTCTGTCAACCTCTTACGGCCAGACTGTTAAGCATACTTACCGGTTTTACGAGACATTCGACGTGGCAGCTCCCGAATGCGGGCCCGCGCTTACGCCTGCGAAAGCACTGGGCGCGTGTGGCGCTCCGGCCACTGGTGGCGGCTTTGTAAATGATGTTTTACCATGCGGCGTGCGGCGAACGGTTTATCAAAATAATCTGAACTGGGGCCTCATGTATCCCAATACAGAAGGAGCAATAACAGACAACTACACCATCCAAATGTATGTTAAGCCCACCGATTGGGGCAAAACGTGGGCGCGGATTATTGATTTTTCAAATGGTGTATCCGATCAGGGAATTTATTTCAAAGACAAGAATGGCTCCGCGGACCGCTGCATTGATTTTTACCCTTACGGCATAGCAGGTGCCTGTCCGTTTTTTAATACAAACACTTATTATCTGCTGACATTCACGCGAAATGGTCAAACGGGCATTATGGATGTATATGTAGATAACACGCTTTTTGCATCTTATAATGATGCCGACGGCAGATACGTTGGCAAAGCAGGAACGCCTATCTATATTTTCCGGGACGATCAGTCGGTTTCCTGTGAATCAGGGCAGGCTAATTTTGGATATTTGTCGTTTACGGACCGGTACTTTTTTAAAACGGATGTAGATAAGACATTTACCGATATCTGTTTTACAGCAAACATAAATCCGAACGCAGACTTCTCAACCGTTCCGTTCAACATTTGCAAAAGCGACCAGATTGTTGAAATAAAATACACGGGCACCATCCCGGTCCCCGGCGACGGCTACAAATTCGAATGGGATTTTGACGGTGCGCAGGTTATTTCGGGACGAGATATGGGCCCTTATACGGTAAGATGGAACAGCGCAGGAAAAAAAGATGTGCAGCTGAAAATTACCAATTTGCTATGCCAAAACGAAATTACCAACATTAAGCAAGTGGCTGTCAGTGACCTGAGCCTTACCACCACGCTACAACCCGGAACCTGCGATGGCAACAGCGAAGGAACACTTGCAATCACCGGAAAAGGCGGCACTATGCCTTACCAATATTCGATAGATTCCGTTAATTATCAGGCAGATGCAACATTTAAACTCTTTCCGGCCAACTATAAAGTTTTCATGAAGGACGGCGATGGATGCGTGGTCAGTGAGCCCGTGAAAGTTGAATTTTCAAGCAATATCAATGTTCAAACCATTCCCGACACGGTTGTTTGTGCAGGTGAATCGGTGCAGCTTTTCACAACCAGCAACGCGCAAACATTCACCTGGGAAACACAAGTGGGCCTGGACAATCCAAACTTAAAGGATCCGATTGCAAGTCCCTCAATCACAACACAATATATTGTAAATGCATCGCTAGGTGTGTGCAATCTGAGAGATACGGTTACGGTTCAGGTGGCCCCGGCGATTGAGGTGCGCACTACGCCTGACGCATTGATAGACGTCAATGTTCCTTTTCAACTAGTCGCTTCGTCGCCGCAAGTTACGAACCTGAATGACGCCACCTTCACGTGGTCGCCGCCGGATGGGCTTACCAATCCGTCGAGTCCGAGCCCGCGGGCGACGTTGCAGGCAGATCAAAGTTATACCGTCTTCATTACTTCAGGGACGGGTTGTACGGGAAAAGCAACTGTTAATCTGCGGGTAAGACGACGCGAAAACCTCAATGTTCCGACAGCATTTACGCCGGACGGTGATGGTAAAAATGAGATCTTAATGCCGGTGATAAATGAGATTACCAGCCTTAATTATTTCAAAATATATAATCGATGGGGGGAATTAATGTTTTATACCAAAGATATGAACAAGGGCTGGGATGGCACATTTGCAGGAAAACAAGCCATTTCCGGGGCTTATGTATGGATGATTGAAGGAATCTCCAATGAGGGAAAGGTGATGCAGAAGAATGGATCCGTAATGTTAATCAAGTAG
- a CDS encoding acyl-ACP desaturase has translation MDTALSAERLEVMQHVGKDLNVLMTEYLKPIEENWQPQDFLPDSSDENFFSEVKLLQESCRELPYDYIAVLIGDTITEEALPTYESWLMDVIGVDQVNNPSGWSQWVRAWTAEENRHGDLLNKYLYLSGRVNMRAMEVSTQFLIADGFDIGTDRDPYRNFIYTSFQELATNVSHRRTATLAKKFGNPHLSKICGVIASDEMRHAKAYKDFVRRILEVDPSELLLALEDMMRKKIVMPAHFLRESGVKMGDTFSHFSDAAQRLGVYTTNDYIEILDSLLIEWEIGAVRNINEKAEKARDYLMALPDRLKRIADRTRVPELQYEFSWIK, from the coding sequence ATGGATACCGCACTTTCAGCTGAAAGACTCGAAGTCATGCAACATGTAGGAAAGGACCTGAATGTGCTTATGACGGAATATTTAAAACCAATTGAGGAGAACTGGCAACCGCAGGATTTTTTGCCGGATTCCAGCGATGAAAATTTTTTCAGCGAAGTCAAGTTATTGCAGGAAAGCTGCCGCGAATTACCTTACGACTACATTGCTGTGCTGATCGGAGACACCATTACCGAAGAAGCGCTGCCTACTTATGAATCCTGGTTAATGGATGTAATTGGCGTGGATCAGGTTAATAATCCGTCCGGATGGTCCCAGTGGGTGCGTGCCTGGACAGCGGAGGAAAATCGTCACGGTGATCTTCTGAATAAATATCTTTATTTGTCTGGTCGTGTAAACATGCGCGCCATGGAGGTTTCAACACAGTTTCTGATCGCCGATGGTTTTGATATCGGGACAGACCGTGATCCTTACCGTAACTTTATTTACACCTCTTTCCAGGAACTGGCAACCAATGTTTCGCACAGAAGAACGGCGACATTGGCCAAGAAATTCGGAAACCCGCACTTGTCCAAAATCTGTGGTGTGATCGCTTCTGACGAAATGCGTCATGCAAAAGCATACAAGGACTTCGTAAGGCGTATTTTAGAGGTGGATCCTTCGGAACTACTTCTGGCCCTGGAAGATATGATGCGTAAAAAGATCGTAATGCCTGCACATTTCCTGCGTGAATCGGGTGTGAAAATGGGTGACACATTCTCTCATTTCTCCGATGCAGCACAAAGGCTCGGGGTATATACAACCAATGATTACATCGAAATTCTTGATAGTTTGTTGATAGAGTGGGAGATAGGCGCCGTTCGGAATATTAACGAAAAGGCTGAGAAAGCCAGAGATTACCTGATGGCGCTGCCCGACAGATTAAAGAGAATTGCAGACCGGACAAGAGTTCCGGAATTGCAATATGAATTCAGCTGGATTAAGTAG
- a CDS encoding lysophospholipid acyltransferase family protein produces the protein MKKILDYVLSAIYLTHFGLTLLVFHVLQVIAFHVFGKKVHKAVVDYLNFFLTYGLYLTGSRITLQNLTQLPDNRPIIFVANHQSTFDIPAIIWFLRKYHPRFVSKIELSKGVPSISYNLRKSGAALINRKDGKQAVTEIARLGKLIHDEKTSAIIFPEGTRTASGIMKPFVPGGVATLLKRAPDALIVPIAINGTGSFNPKGIFPLKSFSRLSWTVLPGIEPAGKKAEDILAEAKEAIQNSISTS, from the coding sequence ATGAAAAAAATTCTCGACTATGTTCTTAGTGCTATTTACCTGACTCATTTTGGCCTAACCCTTCTCGTCTTTCACGTTTTACAGGTTATTGCATTTCATGTTTTTGGCAAAAAAGTACACAAGGCCGTTGTCGACTATCTCAACTTCTTCCTTACCTACGGCTTGTATCTCACCGGCTCCCGCATTACGCTGCAAAACCTGACGCAGCTGCCCGATAACCGCCCTATTATTTTTGTTGCCAACCACCAAAGTACATTCGACATTCCGGCCATCATCTGGTTTTTAAGAAAATATCACCCGCGCTTCGTATCTAAAATAGAACTATCAAAAGGCGTTCCAAGCATTTCTTATAACCTGAGAAAAAGCGGTGCGGCGCTCATCAACAGGAAAGATGGCAAACAAGCTGTAACGGAGATAGCGCGGCTGGGCAAACTCATCCACGATGAAAAAACATCTGCAATAATCTTTCCGGAAGGAACACGCACAGCCAGTGGCATCATGAAACCCTTTGTCCCGGGCGGCGTAGCCACATTGCTGAAACGCGCCCCGGATGCATTGATCGTTCCTATCGCGATTAATGGCACTGGCTCATTTAACCCCAAAGGAATTTTCCCTCTCAAATCATTTTCCCGCCTCTCCTGGACCGTGCTTCCCGGCATCGAGCCTGCCGGAAAAAAAGCAGAAGATATTTTGGCAGAAGCAAAAGAAGCTATCCAAAATTCGATTTCAACAAGTTAA
- a CDS encoding acyl-CoA dehydrogenase family protein translates to MGFLESFSDIRTLLKNIDLDALGKLSKKVDLNRMMGVVSKMSEEDLGKMLKFMEAGSGKKKAPPVVNGDFYELSATLTGEDREIQLKVRDFMETEIRPIANEYWNKAHFPMHIIPLMAKLNISGLTYKGYGCAGKSALLEGFVAMEMARVDSSISTFFGVHSGLAMGSIYLCGSEEQKQHWLPIMQRMEIIGAFGLTEPEVGSGVAGGLTTTCERIGDEWVINGQKKWIGNATFSDITIIWARDLADNQVKGFIVKKENPGFVAEKMQDKMALRTVQNALITLTDCKVPETDRLQNANSFKDTANVLRMTRAGVAWQAVGCGRGAYELALKYTLERKQFGRPIAGFQLVQDLLVTMLGDLTAMQTLVYRLSQLQDGGVLTDEHASLAKVFSTLRMRSIVDHARELFGGNGILLEYDIARFVADAEAIYSYEGTKEINSLIVGRAITGESAFV, encoded by the coding sequence ATGGGATTTCTTGAATCATTTTCCGACATACGAACATTACTTAAAAACATTGATCTGGACGCGCTGGGAAAGCTTTCCAAGAAGGTGGACCTTAATAGAATGATGGGTGTCGTGTCTAAAATGAGTGAGGAAGATCTTGGGAAAATGTTGAAGTTCATGGAAGCGGGATCGGGTAAAAAGAAGGCGCCGCCGGTTGTTAATGGCGATTTCTACGAGCTTAGCGCCACATTAACAGGGGAGGATCGCGAAATTCAGCTGAAGGTGCGTGACTTTATGGAAACGGAAATCAGGCCGATCGCAAACGAGTATTGGAATAAAGCCCATTTCCCGATGCACATTATTCCGTTGATGGCTAAGCTGAACATCAGCGGGCTTACTTATAAAGGTTACGGCTGCGCAGGCAAATCCGCTCTGCTGGAAGGGTTTGTAGCGATGGAAATGGCACGTGTGGATTCATCGATTTCCACTTTTTTCGGCGTCCACAGCGGACTAGCGATGGGTTCGATTTACTTATGCGGCTCGGAGGAGCAGAAGCAACACTGGCTGCCGATTATGCAGCGGATGGAAATTATCGGGGCATTCGGATTAACCGAGCCGGAAGTAGGATCGGGAGTGGCAGGCGGACTTACTACAACCTGTGAACGCATTGGGGATGAATGGGTTATCAATGGTCAGAAGAAATGGATCGGTAATGCAACGTTTTCGGATATTACCATCATCTGGGCGAGAGATCTGGCTGATAATCAGGTAAAAGGGTTTATCGTAAAAAAAGAAAATCCAGGGTTTGTAGCGGAGAAAATGCAGGACAAAATGGCGCTGCGGACTGTCCAGAATGCTTTGATCACTTTGACGGATTGTAAGGTGCCGGAAACAGACCGCCTTCAAAATGCTAACTCGTTTAAAGATACGGCCAATGTGTTGCGCATGACCCGCGCTGGCGTGGCCTGGCAGGCAGTAGGTTGCGGACGCGGCGCTTATGAACTTGCATTGAAATATACATTGGAAAGAAAACAGTTTGGCCGCCCGATCGCCGGATTCCAGCTCGTACAGGATCTTTTAGTAACCATGCTCGGTGATCTTACTGCCATGCAAACATTGGTTTACAGACTATCTCAATTACAAGACGGCGGCGTGCTTACCGACGAGCATGCATCTCTTGCAAAGGTTTTCAGCACATTGCGTATGCGATCGATTGTGGATCACGCGCGGGAGCTGTTTGGCGGAAACGGGATTTTGCTGGAATATGACATTGCACGTTTCGTTGCGGATGCAGAGGCGATTTATTCCTACGAAGGAACCAAAGAGATCAATTCGCTCATCGTCGGGCGCGCCATTACAGGGGAAAGCGCTTTTGTTTAA
- a CDS encoding glycoside hydrolase family 9 protein, whose product MQPFPLFKYQIALVFICSIIGLALPASGQNVPDPVRLNQVGFYPDAEKIAVVLGEKQTAFQLKDVATGKTVFKGKLSEPRTNQHSGKMSRIANFSSVRKPGKYVLEVPSLGKSAPFEIKDHIYKDVAAASLKGFYYQRASVELPEKFAGKWARPAGHPDDKVLIHASAVSEGRAENAVISSGRGWYDAGDYNKYIVNSGITMGTLLSLYEDYPSFCENFITNIPESNNGVPDLLDEALYNLRWMLTMQDPADGGVYHKLTNPRFDGMVMPDACKNPRYVVQKGTAATLDFVAVMAQSGRIFKNFENKFPGLSDSCVTAAVKGWEWAKKNPAVLYNQDEMNKKFDPDVVTGAYGDRNVNDEWIWAAAEMYALTKKSDYLKDIAFQADQPMPLPTWSQVKTLGYYTMIRFADELKTDLALTKSLKTNITSFADNLLQDLEKQSYHTVMGKTAKDYAWGSSSVAANQGIALLYAFKLTKNPKYALAAQENLDYLLGRNATGYSFLTGFGSKRVMHPHHRLSVADGVVDPVPGLLSGGPNPAQQDKCTTYTSKFADESFTDDDCSYASNEIAINWNAPMVYLAAALEALSEMK is encoded by the coding sequence ATGCAGCCGTTCCCGCTCTTTAAATACCAGATTGCCCTCGTTTTCATTTGTTCAATTATTGGTTTGGCGCTGCCTGCTTCCGGTCAGAATGTGCCCGATCCGGTACGTTTAAATCAGGTCGGATTTTATCCTGATGCAGAGAAAATTGCCGTTGTACTTGGTGAGAAACAAACGGCTTTTCAACTGAAAGATGTTGCAACCGGGAAAACGGTTTTCAAAGGTAAACTGAGCGAGCCCCGGACCAATCAGCATTCGGGGAAAATGAGCCGGATCGCAAATTTTTCGAGCGTTCGTAAGCCGGGGAAATATGTTTTGGAAGTTCCGTCTCTGGGCAAATCTGCGCCATTTGAAATCAAGGATCATATTTATAAAGATGTTGCCGCTGCATCGCTTAAAGGCTTTTATTACCAGCGGGCCTCTGTGGAGTTGCCCGAAAAGTTTGCAGGTAAATGGGCACGCCCAGCCGGACACCCGGACGATAAGGTTTTGATCCACGCTTCTGCTGTTTCTGAGGGAAGGGCGGAGAATGCGGTAATTAGCTCAGGGAGAGGCTGGTATGATGCGGGAGATTATAATAAATACATCGTCAATTCCGGCATCACAATGGGCACGCTGCTGTCATTGTATGAAGATTATCCGTCTTTCTGCGAAAATTTCATCACTAACATTCCCGAAAGCAACAACGGTGTTCCCGACCTGCTGGACGAAGCACTGTACAATTTGCGTTGGATGCTAACAATGCAGGATCCTGCGGATGGTGGTGTTTACCACAAATTAACAAATCCAAGGTTCGACGGCATGGTCATGCCCGATGCTTGCAAAAATCCGCGTTATGTTGTTCAGAAAGGCACGGCTGCGACATTGGATTTTGTTGCTGTAATGGCCCAATCGGGGCGTATTTTCAAGAATTTTGAGAATAAATTTCCAGGGCTTTCCGATTCCTGTGTTACTGCTGCCGTGAAAGGCTGGGAGTGGGCCAAAAAGAATCCTGCGGTGCTGTATAATCAGGATGAAATGAATAAAAAGTTTGATCCGGACGTTGTGACAGGCGCATATGGCGACCGGAATGTGAATGATGAATGGATCTGGGCTGCTGCGGAAATGTACGCGCTCACTAAAAAATCCGATTACTTGAAAGACATTGCATTTCAAGCCGATCAGCCCATGCCATTGCCCACTTGGAGTCAGGTCAAAACCTTGGGTTATTACACAATGATCAGGTTTGCGGATGAACTCAAAACCGATCTCGCATTAACCAAAAGCCTGAAAACGAATATTACTTCTTTTGCAGATAATCTGCTTCAAGACCTGGAAAAGCAATCATATCACACGGTCATGGGCAAAACGGCCAAGGATTATGCCTGGGGCAGCAGTTCAGTGGCGGCCAACCAGGGAATAGCGTTGCTTTACGCTTTTAAACTCACAAAAAATCCGAAATACGCACTGGCCGCACAGGAAAACCTGGATTATTTGCTGGGCAGGAATGCAACGGGATACTCATTTCTGACGGGATTCGGATCAAAACGCGTTATGCATCCGCACCATCGGCTGTCTGTTGCCGATGGCGTCGTTGATCCTGTTCCGGGACTTTTATCAGGTGGTCCCAATCCGGCTCAGCAGGATAAATGCACGACCTATACCAGCAAATTTGCAGATGAGTCGTTCACGGATGACGATTGTTCCTATGCTTCCAATGAGATTGCGATCAACTGGAATGCACCCATGGTTTACCTCGCCGCCGCATTGGAAGCATTGTCGGAGATGAAATGA